The following proteins are co-located in the Xyrauchen texanus isolate HMW12.3.18 chromosome 43, RBS_HiC_50CHRs, whole genome shotgun sequence genome:
- the LOC127636205 gene encoding uncharacterized protein LOC127636205 isoform X2: protein MITRKRGRTSLNANVTCASASQESNAAFKTCNASDASTLTSPESDTNDWGLDELFGSELNWELNNNVHDSFSTFEMQTSTNDDTHQSLVTDVSSSCNVPRSKLQDVSSQIINKSAMAARMNRLKKKEYVSDLEQRVGSLTSENRILKQENGNLNKRVEELENETRRPT, encoded by the exons ATGATCACCAGAAAAAGAGGAAGAACCAGCCTCAACGCTAACGTCACATGTGCAAGTGCCTCCCAGGAGAGTAATGCGGCGTTTAAAACCTGTAATGCAAGTGATGCAAGCACACTGACGTCTCCAGAAAGTGACACAAATGATTGGGGCCTGGATGAGCTGTTTGGCTCTGAATTAAATTGGGAACTGAACAACAACGTGCATGATTCTTTCAGCACCTTTGAAATGCAGACATCGACCAACGATGACACGCATCAGAGCCTGGTGACAGATGTTTCGTCATCCTGCAACGTCCCGAGATCAAAACTGCAAGATGTTTCCAGTCAAATCATCAATAAGAGTGCCATGGCGGCAAGGATGAACCGTTTGAAGAAGAAAGAGTACGTCAGCGACTTGGAGCAGAGAGTCGGCTCTTTGACATCAGAGAACCGGATTCTCAAGCAGGAAAATGGGAACCTCAATAAGAGAGTAGAAGAACTGGAGAATGAAACTAG GCGTCCAACGTGA
- the LOC127636205 gene encoding CREB/ATF bZIP transcription factor-like isoform X1 — translation MITRKRGRTSLNANVTCASASQESNAAFKTCNASDASTLTSPESDTNDWGLDELFGSELNWELNNNVHDSFSTFEMQTSTNDDTHQSLVTDVSSSCNVPRSKLQDVSSQIINKSAMAARMNRLKKKEYVSDLEQRVGSLTSENRILKQENGNLNKRVEELENETRYLRAVLANESMLAQLLSKLSGVNGMKFSTSLFQASNVNDHDYALPRKRVKLEDKDTAGGICLHVDKDHVSVEFCTKCAESSSLSHKM, via the coding sequence ATGATCACCAGAAAAAGAGGAAGAACCAGCCTCAACGCTAACGTCACATGTGCAAGTGCCTCCCAGGAGAGTAATGCGGCGTTTAAAACCTGTAATGCAAGTGATGCAAGCACACTGACGTCTCCAGAAAGTGACACAAATGATTGGGGCCTGGATGAGCTGTTTGGCTCTGAATTAAATTGGGAACTGAACAACAACGTGCATGATTCTTTCAGCACCTTTGAAATGCAGACATCGACCAACGATGACACGCATCAGAGCCTGGTGACAGATGTTTCGTCATCCTGCAACGTCCCGAGATCAAAACTGCAAGATGTTTCCAGTCAAATCATCAATAAGAGTGCCATGGCGGCAAGGATGAACCGTTTGAAGAAGAAAGAGTACGTCAGCGACTTGGAGCAGAGAGTCGGCTCTTTGACATCAGAGAACCGGATTCTCAAGCAGGAAAATGGGAACCTCAATAAGAGAGTAGAAGAACTGGAGAATGAAACTAGGTACTTGAGAGCCGTGTTGGCTAATGAGAGCATGCTGGCACAGCTGTTGTCTAAATTGAGCGGTGTGAATGGCATGAAATTTTCTACCTCGCTTTTCCAGGCGTCCAACGTGAATGACCACGATTATGCCTTGCCGAGGAAGAGGGTGAAGTTGGAAGACAAAGATACAGCGGGTGGCATCTGCCTGCATGTGGACAAAGACCATGTCTCTGTGGAATTCTGCACCAAGTGTGCGGAGAGTTCAAGCTTGTCGCATAAAATGTAG
- the tmem126a gene encoding transmembrane protein 126A yields the protein MSPEIAVEDTNQGQKVLRATIVEMLTRKFERLPDIDRKLFSYGPIYLAGNAGFAGLIANSLYRRALNVTQGRFTSSLPMAVLPFLTTAALYTAAITNPLMLGDLNCPTCTLIRGAVVGVVGGGIYPILLALPVNAGLAARYNSTPMPEKGNILRFWMNLSKPIVRKMYAVLLLQALFGTYLSSKQFDIYLKMLSIPDSDGEDLHD from the exons ATGTCGCCCGAGATCGCTGTGGAAGACACGAACCAAGGCCAAAAAGTGTTGAGGGCCACGATTGTAGAAATGTTGACTAGGAAGTTTGAAAGGCTTCCTGATATTGACAG AAAGCTGTTTTCATACGGCCCCATATATTTGGCTGGTAATGCTGGATTTGCTGGTCTGATTGCAAATAGCTTATATCGGCGTGCACTCAATGTCACCCAGGGGCGATTCACTTCCAGTCTTCCCATGGCTGTTCTTCCCTTTCTTACAACAGCAGCATTGTACACTGCGGCCATCACAAACCCATTAATGTTAG GTGACCTGAACTGCCCAACATGCACCCTTATCAGAGGTGCAGTGGTGGGAGTGGTTGGTGGTGGCATATATCCTATTTTGTTGGCCTTACCTGTTAATGCTGGTCTTGCTGCAAG GTATAACAGCACACCCATGCCAGAGAAAGGCAACATTTTGCGATTCTGGATGAACCTGAGCAAACCCATTGTACGGAAAATGTATGCAGTTCTACTGCTGCAAGCTTTATTTGGAACCTACTTGAGTTCCAAACAATTCGACATCTACCTGAAAATGCTGAGTATTCCAGATTCTGATGGTGAGGATCTTCATGATTAG